In one Pseudomonas sp. MM211 genomic region, the following are encoded:
- a CDS encoding IucA/IucC family protein yields the protein MSSFSPLRLPELIAHAHGWLTPADPQRYRQVSQRVIGQLLQTLLFEDVLNYRCEPLADGRQRFIVEGRDEQAQAVVEYRCLGLLSDSFAIIRLDPATLQRVDAQGQTSQPDLHQALAELLGALADGPYMPRFIQELEQTLLKDLQSRTQSYRPAAAPHTLDADTLERHFMDAHSYHPCYKSRIGFSLDDNRRYGPEFGQPLAVVWLGIARQLGSANGSRGVDLQAFLIDAFGEQRWAEIDRALAEQGRSLDDYWPIPVHPWQWEQVIVPTFQAELASGELLYLGTSGADYRAQQSIRTLANVEEPTKPYVKLALSMTNTSSTRILARHTVMNGPIINDWLQQLIATDATARELGFVVLGEVVGVSFDYAQLPTIRQSQAYGTLGAIWRENLNTYLKPGEQGVPFNGLSHVENRYGEGDQQPFIDAWIARHGLHAWVQQLLRVSVAPIVHMLYAEGIGMESHGQNIVLIHRDGWPERIALKDFHDGVRYSPAHLARPHLAPHLVPLPESHARLNRNSFILTEDVDAVRDFSCDAFFFICLAELAIFLRQHYGLEEAEFWRMTAAVVLDYQREHPQYAARFAVFDVFAAEYEVEELTKRRLLGDGERRFKRVPNPLHIHGPRTC from the coding sequence ATGTCTTCCTTTTCTCCACTTCGCTTGCCCGAACTCATCGCCCATGCCCACGGTTGGCTGACCCCAGCGGACCCTCAGCGCTACCGCCAGGTGTCGCAACGGGTGATCGGGCAACTGCTGCAAACCCTGCTCTTCGAAGATGTCCTGAACTATCGCTGCGAACCACTCGCAGACGGCCGCCAGCGCTTCATCGTCGAAGGGCGCGATGAGCAGGCCCAGGCCGTGGTCGAGTACCGCTGCCTGGGGCTACTCAGCGACAGCTTCGCCATCATTCGCCTGGATCCGGCCACCCTGCAGCGTGTCGATGCCCAGGGCCAGACCAGCCAGCCGGATCTGCACCAGGCGCTGGCGGAACTGCTTGGCGCCCTGGCCGACGGCCCGTACATGCCACGCTTCATTCAGGAACTGGAGCAGACGCTGCTCAAGGATCTGCAGTCGCGCACCCAGAGCTACCGGCCCGCCGCAGCGCCGCACACCCTGGATGCCGATACCCTGGAGCGGCATTTCATGGATGCCCACAGCTACCACCCTTGCTACAAGTCGCGCATCGGCTTTTCCCTGGACGACAACCGTCGTTACGGCCCCGAGTTCGGCCAGCCGCTGGCCGTGGTCTGGCTGGGCATCGCCCGGCAGTTGGGCTCCGCCAATGGCTCGCGGGGTGTGGATCTGCAAGCGTTCCTGATCGATGCATTCGGCGAGCAGCGCTGGGCCGAGATAGACCGCGCACTGGCCGAGCAGGGTCGTTCCCTGGACGATTATTGGCCGATTCCCGTGCACCCCTGGCAGTGGGAGCAGGTCATCGTGCCGACCTTCCAGGCCGAACTGGCGAGTGGCGAGTTGCTTTACCTCGGCACCTCGGGGGCCGATTACCGGGCCCAGCAGTCGATCCGCACGCTGGCCAACGTCGAGGAGCCCACCAAGCCCTATGTGAAGCTCGCGCTGAGCATGACCAACACCTCCAGCACGCGCATTCTGGCGCGGCACACGGTGATGAACGGGCCGATCATCAACGACTGGCTGCAACAGCTGATCGCCACCGACGCCACGGCGCGGGAGCTGGGTTTCGTGGTGCTTGGCGAGGTCGTCGGGGTGAGTTTCGACTACGCCCAGCTGCCGACCATCCGGCAAAGCCAGGCCTACGGCACCCTCGGTGCGATCTGGCGGGAGAACCTCAATACGTACCTGAAACCGGGCGAGCAGGGCGTACCGTTCAATGGCCTCAGCCATGTCGAGAACCGCTACGGCGAAGGTGATCAGCAGCCCTTCATCGATGCTTGGATCGCCCGCCATGGGCTGCATGCCTGGGTGCAGCAACTGCTGCGGGTCAGCGTGGCGCCCATCGTGCACATGCTTTATGCCGAAGGTATCGGCATGGAGTCCCACGGCCAGAACATCGTGTTGATCCACCGTGACGGCTGGCCAGAGCGTATTGCCCTCAAGGACTTCCATGACGGCGTGCGCTACTCGCCTGCGCACCTGGCCCGTCCGCACCTGGCGCCGCACCTGGTGCCACTGCCCGAAAGCCATGCGCGGCTGAACCGCAACTCGTTCATCCTCACCGAGGATGTCGATGCGGTGCGCGACTTTTCCTGCGATGCGTTCTTCTTCATCTGCCTGGCCGAACTGGCGATCTTCCTGCGTCAGCATTATGGGCTGGAAGAGGCCGAGTTCTGGCGCATGACCGCCGCCGTGGTGCTCGATTACCAGCGTGAGCACCCGCAGTACGCCGCGCGTTTCGCGGTGTTCGACGTGTTCGCCGCCGAGTACGAAGTGGAAGAACTGACCAAGCGCCGGCTGCTCGGTGATGGTGAGCGACGCTTCAAGCGGGTGCCCAACCCACTGCACATCCATGGGCCGCGCACATGCTGA
- a CDS encoding DHA2 family efflux MFS transporter permease subunit codes for MAPARTPVVASRRLVVVAVILGTTTVSLNNTSLNPALPAFIEAFELGPVMATWIVAAFMVSMGMTMPLTGYLAQRVGRKLMYLAGLALFVTGSLLGAMADSIAWVITARVVQGIASGLMIPLSLAIIFSVYPKGERGAVTGLWGAAVMLAPAVGPLCGSLVLQGYDWRALFLVNVPIGLLAFGLGVNVLPRNEAGAGKPFDLTGYLLVAVGIGVLMLTVGQLRHMQALQDPLNLLGLLLAAACLLGFVRHQLRHTAPLLELRIFALKGYRSSVIIAVVQSIGMFECLVLVPLLVQMVMGHSAIWTGIALLCTALSASVFGHYGGRLFDRHGPRGIVSLGLLLTGLATFALGTVDHDVGMLAICLLMVVRGAGLGLSYMPVTTAGLDVLPEALITQGAAMNNISRRLLSSLAIVLASLWLQIRLGDEWGAVHSGAAQAGTASAIGEVFIATALLILLALPFAWRFPHSPSNDPVEQGSALSEHRS; via the coding sequence ATGGCGCCGGCACGGACTCCCGTCGTGGCGTCGCGCCGGCTGGTGGTGGTCGCCGTGATCCTTGGTACCACCACCGTGAGCCTAAACAACACCTCGCTGAATCCGGCATTGCCGGCCTTCATCGAAGCGTTCGAGCTGGGCCCGGTGATGGCCACCTGGATAGTCGCCGCCTTCATGGTGAGCATGGGCATGACCATGCCGCTGACCGGCTACCTGGCGCAGCGCGTGGGCCGCAAGCTCATGTACCTGGCCGGCCTGGCGCTGTTCGTGACGGGCTCGCTGCTGGGCGCCATGGCCGACTCCATCGCCTGGGTGATCACCGCGCGGGTGGTGCAGGGCATCGCCAGCGGGCTGATGATTCCGCTGTCCCTGGCGATCATCTTTTCGGTCTATCCGAAAGGCGAGCGGGGTGCGGTCACCGGCCTCTGGGGCGCCGCCGTGATGCTCGCGCCTGCGGTCGGGCCACTGTGCGGCAGCCTGGTGCTGCAGGGGTACGACTGGCGTGCGCTGTTCCTGGTCAACGTCCCCATCGGTCTGCTGGCCTTCGGCCTGGGCGTCAACGTGCTACCGAGGAACGAGGCAGGGGCGGGCAAGCCGTTCGATCTGACCGGCTACCTGCTGGTCGCGGTCGGTATCGGCGTGCTGATGCTCACCGTGGGGCAACTGCGCCACATGCAGGCCCTGCAGGATCCGCTCAACCTGCTCGGTCTGCTGCTGGCGGCGGCTTGCCTGCTGGGGTTCGTCAGGCATCAGTTGCGCCACACGGCGCCCCTGCTGGAGCTGCGTATCTTCGCCCTGAAAGGCTATCGGTCGAGCGTGATCATCGCCGTGGTGCAATCCATCGGCATGTTCGAGTGCCTGGTGCTGGTGCCGCTGCTGGTGCAGATGGTGATGGGCCACAGTGCCATCTGGACCGGTATCGCGCTGCTCTGCACCGCCTTGTCGGCGAGCGTGTTCGGTCACTACGGCGGCAGGCTGTTCGATCGCCATGGGCCGCGGGGCATCGTTTCGCTCGGCTTGCTGCTGACCGGCCTGGCGACCTTCGCCCTGGGCACCGTCGACCACGATGTCGGGATGTTGGCCATCTGCCTGCTTATGGTGGTGCGAGGTGCCGGCCTGGGGCTGTCCTACATGCCGGTGACCACCGCCGGGCTGGACGTGTTGCCCGAGGCCCTGATCACACAGGGCGCGGCGATGAACAACATCTCGCGCCGTCTGCTGTCGTCACTGGCCATCGTGCTGGCCTCGTTGTGGCTGCAGATTCGCCTCGGCGATGAGTGGGGCGCGGTGCACTCCGGGGCAGCCCAGGCCGGTACGGCCAGCGCCATCGGTGAAGTGTTCATCGCCACCGCGCTCCTGATCCTGCTCGCGCTGCCGTTCGCCTGGCGCTTTCCGCATTCCCCTTCCAACGACCCGGTCGAGCAAGGCTCGGCCCTGTCCGAACACCGTTCATGA
- a CDS encoding type III PLP-dependent enzyme has product MDKLPTTVLDAIEQARSRAADPLAVFVYDLDALARHVREVMAELPAGVELYYAIKANSEAPILQTLLPLVDGFEISSGGEIERLQAAASDKPFVFSGPGKLDSDLRAALNHGVAAIHVESLGEIDRLQRIGAELGRVQAVFIRINPELPATLSSRLAMAGTATPFGLDEDDVPEAIRRVEACSHLRLEGFHVHAMSHQQQVERHEQLLDLYLQRWAQWKALATRPTAITHLNVGGGIGVDYLSGERFDWARLCRHLEQRLGALRDAPVVRFEPGRFISAFCGYYAIEVLDAKSSHGQHFLVCRGGTHQFRLPVAQGHDHPVIHLPATGRAPSGAPRPWTIVGQLCTPKDVLSRGRQLVDAVVGDLLVLPLAGAYGYNISHADFLCHPRPEQLFIVAEGRRGGAG; this is encoded by the coding sequence ATGGATAAGCTGCCCACGACAGTGCTCGACGCCATCGAGCAGGCCCGCAGCCGCGCGGCGGATCCCCTGGCGGTGTTCGTCTACGACCTCGATGCACTGGCGCGGCATGTTCGCGAGGTGATGGCCGAGCTGCCAGCGGGCGTGGAGCTGTATTACGCGATCAAGGCCAACAGCGAGGCGCCGATCCTGCAGACGCTGTTGCCTCTGGTCGACGGCTTCGAGATCTCCTCCGGTGGCGAGATCGAGCGGCTGCAAGCGGCCGCCAGCGACAAACCCTTCGTGTTTTCCGGCCCCGGCAAGCTGGACTCCGACCTGCGTGCGGCGCTGAACCATGGCGTGGCCGCGATCCACGTCGAGAGTCTGGGCGAGATCGACCGCCTGCAACGCATCGGCGCAGAGCTGGGCCGTGTGCAGGCGGTGTTCATCCGCATCAACCCGGAACTGCCAGCCACGCTTTCCAGCCGCCTGGCCATGGCCGGCACCGCGACGCCTTTCGGGTTGGACGAGGACGACGTGCCTGAAGCGATCAGACGGGTAGAAGCCTGCAGCCATCTGCGGTTGGAAGGCTTCCATGTGCATGCGATGTCTCATCAGCAGCAGGTGGAGCGCCACGAGCAGTTGCTCGATCTGTATCTGCAGCGCTGGGCGCAATGGAAGGCCCTTGCCACGCGGCCTACGGCGATCACCCACCTGAACGTCGGCGGTGGCATCGGGGTGGACTACCTGAGCGGCGAGCGGTTCGACTGGGCGCGCCTGTGCCGCCACCTGGAGCAACGCCTTGGGGCGTTGCGCGACGCGCCGGTGGTACGCTTCGAGCCGGGGCGCTTCATCAGTGCGTTCTGCGGCTACTACGCCATCGAGGTGCTGGACGCCAAATCCAGCCACGGCCAGCATTTTCTGGTCTGCCGCGGCGGCACCCATCAGTTCCGCCTGCCGGTCGCCCAGGGCCATGACCACCCGGTGATCCATCTGCCAGCGACAGGCCGTGCTCCGAGCGGGGCGCCTCGGCCATGGACCATCGTCGGCCAGCTGTGTACACCCAAGGACGTGCTCAGCCGTGGTCGTCAACTGGTCGATGCCGTCGTGGGCGATCTGCTGGTGCTGCCGCTGGCCGGTGCCTACGGCTACAACATCTCGCATGCCGATTTCCTCTGTCATCCGCGGCCAGAACAGCTGTTCATCGTGGCCGAGGGCCGCCGCGGAGGTGCTGGATGA
- a CDS encoding diaminobutyrate--2-oxoglutarate transaminase translates to MLSERAIPLDRFQRDSAHSNNADYLERQERFESNVRSYPRKLPLAIAKAQGVWVTDVEGRRYLDCLAGAGTLALGHNHPAIVDSLSSFLASGVPMHTLDLTTPLKDAFSETLLGVLPSQGYCLQFCGPSGADAVEAALKLAKTVTRRSNVIAFSGGYHGMTHGALAVTGNTGPKDAVASLMPGVQFMPFPHEYRCPLGIGGEAGARALSYYFTQFIEDVESGVCLPAAVIVEAVQGEGGANPAPNQWLRTLREVTRRHGILLILDEVQAGFGRTGRMFAFEHADIEPDIIVMSKAVGGGLPLAVLAIKREFDAWQPGAHTGTFRGNQMAMASGMTTLQIIQDDALTEQAQVRGDWLKERFNVMRERYPVIGQVRGRGLMLGLEIVDERQPADALGAHPMDAALSAAIQSHCFRQGLLLERGGRNGSVIRLLPPLIIDEAQCSEVIVRFERALDAALGGARG, encoded by the coding sequence ATGTTGAGTGAACGAGCGATACCATTGGATCGATTCCAGCGCGATTCGGCCCACAGCAACAACGCGGATTACCTGGAACGCCAGGAACGATTCGAATCCAATGTGCGCAGTTACCCGCGCAAGCTGCCCCTGGCCATTGCCAAGGCGCAGGGCGTGTGGGTGACCGATGTCGAGGGGCGTCGATACCTCGACTGCCTGGCCGGCGCAGGAACCCTGGCGCTGGGCCACAACCACCCAGCCATCGTCGACAGCCTGTCGAGCTTTCTGGCTTCCGGGGTGCCCATGCACACCCTGGACCTCACCACGCCGCTGAAGGATGCCTTCAGCGAGACCCTGCTCGGCGTGCTGCCGAGCCAGGGCTATTGCCTGCAGTTCTGCGGTCCCTCGGGTGCCGATGCCGTGGAGGCCGCGCTCAAACTGGCCAAGACCGTTACCCGGCGCAGCAACGTGATCGCCTTTTCCGGCGGCTACCACGGCATGACCCATGGTGCCCTGGCAGTGACCGGCAATACCGGCCCGAAAGATGCCGTGGCCTCGCTGATGCCCGGTGTGCAGTTCATGCCGTTCCCCCACGAATACCGTTGCCCGCTGGGCATCGGCGGCGAGGCGGGTGCCCGTGCGCTGTCCTACTACTTCACCCAGTTCATCGAGGATGTCGAGAGCGGCGTTTGTCTGCCGGCTGCAGTGATCGTCGAGGCGGTGCAAGGCGAGGGCGGGGCCAACCCGGCCCCCAATCAATGGCTGCGAACCCTGCGCGAGGTCACCCGGCGCCACGGAATCCTGCTGATCCTCGACGAAGTGCAGGCCGGCTTTGGCCGCACCGGGCGGATGTTCGCCTTCGAGCATGCCGATATCGAGCCCGACATCATCGTCATGTCCAAGGCGGTCGGCGGCGGCCTGCCACTGGCGGTACTGGCCATCAAGCGCGAGTTCGATGCCTGGCAACCGGGCGCCCATACCGGCACTTTCCGCGGCAACCAGATGGCCATGGCCAGTGGCATGACTACCCTGCAGATCATTCAGGACGATGCCCTGACCGAGCAGGCTCAGGTGCGCGGTGACTGGCTGAAAGAGCGCTTCAATGTGATGCGTGAGCGCTACCCGGTGATTGGTCAGGTGCGTGGTCGCGGGCTGATGCTCGGCCTGGAAATCGTCGACGAGCGTCAGCCTGCCGACGCGCTGGGCGCCCACCCCATGGATGCTGCGCTGTCGGCTGCCATTCAGAGCCACTGCTTCAGGCAGGGCCTGCTACTCGAACGAGGCGGGCGCAATGGCAGCGTCATCCGCCTGCTGCCGCCTTTGATCATCGACGAGGCGCAGTGCAGTGAAGTGATCGTCCGTTTCGAACGCGCGCTGGACGCCGCACTGGGAGGTGCCCGTGGCTGA
- a CDS encoding TonB-dependent receptor produces MPLLTRHRPRLVSSISYSTVCLSLLLGLGAVAPFAVHAQTPERSYNVPGSDLGAALSRFASQAGVSLSVDPALVSGHSTQGLSGSYSVDEGFARLLQGSGLRLQPVGAEAYTLVPATEGAATMEIAPTAITGVTDPSESLQGERYAGGQVARRSSQGLLGSRDFMESPLSMTTYTSEAVKNNQSRTLADLTASDPAVRSTNPAGGRFEQFTIRGFSLFNSDVSYGGLYGIMPTYSIDMEMADRVDILRGPTQLVNGISPRGSVGGGINVVPKRATDKPITEFTGSYASDSQVGGAVDVGRRFGEDNRFGIRFNGVKQSGDTEWDHQKVNREMAVVGLDFRDERLRLSMDVGHTERDTDAPQERVLVSDAAPVPKADDVRHNYAQAWTKAETSDTFGALRGEYDIDDSLMVYGAVGARKSNHDFVRHNVSIANAAGDFTVSPRDFTRDEDVRTVNAGVRKWFQTGPVSHEVNLAADYFSMDFENGGGRYATGQSNLYNPVATPTPSLRTRDDAKVYTENRFSGVALSDTLGFLEDRVLLTLGARWQRVKVDDWSDGVKGDTAYDEEKLSPSVGVLFKATDQLSLYANYMEGLSQGKISPTNSLRPDEIFPPFISRQMEAGAKYDMGKFAVTAAVFRIKQPAYETNSTTREFGPNGKRINDGIELNVFGEPIDGFRLLGGVMYIDSNLEDTNNGGATDGNRAPATPEYNANLGAEWDVPMVNGLTLTARSMYSSSQYLDQANTKEIDSWTRYDVGARYAFKVDETDVTLRGTVENVANSRDWISAGASDDSEPGLTLATPRTFILSATLGF; encoded by the coding sequence ATGCCACTATTGACACGTCATCGGCCCCGTCTGGTGTCATCCATTTCCTACTCGACGGTATGTTTGAGCCTATTGCTCGGCTTAGGGGCCGTTGCGCCGTTCGCCGTCCATGCTCAGACCCCAGAGCGCAGCTACAACGTGCCGGGTAGCGACCTGGGGGCCGCGCTGAGCCGCTTTGCCAGTCAGGCTGGGGTGAGTCTTTCCGTCGATCCGGCGCTGGTCAGTGGCCACAGCACCCAGGGGCTTTCCGGCAGCTACAGCGTCGATGAAGGCTTCGCACGACTGCTGCAGGGCAGTGGGCTGCGTCTGCAGCCGGTAGGCGCTGAAGCCTATACCCTGGTGCCGGCTACTGAGGGTGCCGCAACCATGGAAATCGCCCCGACGGCGATCACTGGTGTCACCGATCCATCCGAGAGCCTGCAGGGTGAGCGTTATGCCGGTGGTCAGGTGGCGCGCCGTAGTTCGCAAGGTTTGTTGGGCTCCCGAGACTTCATGGAGTCGCCGCTGAGCATGACCACCTACACCAGCGAGGCAGTGAAGAACAATCAGTCGCGCACCCTGGCCGACCTGACCGCCAGCGACCCGGCAGTGCGTTCCACCAACCCGGCGGGCGGACGCTTCGAGCAGTTCACCATCCGCGGTTTCAGCCTGTTCAACAGCGATGTTTCCTATGGTGGGCTGTACGGGATCATGCCGACGTACTCCATCGATATGGAGATGGCGGATCGCGTCGACATCCTCAGAGGCCCCACCCAGCTGGTCAACGGCATCTCGCCGCGGGGCAGCGTCGGCGGCGGCATCAACGTGGTGCCCAAGCGCGCTACCGACAAGCCGATCACCGAATTTACCGGCAGCTATGCCTCGGACAGCCAGGTGGGCGGCGCTGTCGATGTCGGCCGTCGCTTTGGCGAGGACAACCGCTTCGGTATCCGTTTCAACGGCGTGAAACAGTCCGGCGATACCGAATGGGATCACCAGAAGGTCAACCGTGAAATGGCCGTGGTCGGCCTTGATTTCCGCGATGAGCGCCTGCGCCTGTCGATGGATGTGGGGCACACCGAGCGTGATACCGATGCACCGCAGGAGCGTGTTTTGGTATCTGATGCTGCACCTGTGCCGAAAGCCGATGATGTACGCCACAACTATGCACAGGCCTGGACCAAGGCCGAGACTAGCGACACCTTCGGCGCACTGCGCGGCGAGTACGATATCGACGATTCGTTGATGGTTTACGGCGCCGTAGGTGCACGCAAGAGCAATCACGACTTCGTGCGTCACAACGTATCGATCGCCAACGCGGCCGGTGATTTCACCGTTTCGCCGCGCGACTTCACCCGCGATGAAGACGTGCGCACCGTGAACGCGGGTGTGCGCAAGTGGTTCCAGACCGGCCCGGTCAGCCATGAAGTCAATCTGGCTGCCGACTACTTTTCCATGGATTTCGAGAATGGCGGTGGGCGTTACGCCACCGGCCAGAGCAATCTCTACAATCCGGTGGCCACGCCGACCCCAAGCCTCCGAACTCGCGATGATGCCAAGGTCTACACCGAGAACCGTTTCAGCGGTGTCGCACTTTCCGATACCTTGGGCTTTCTGGAAGATCGTGTACTGCTGACCCTTGGCGCACGCTGGCAGCGAGTGAAAGTCGATGACTGGTCAGATGGCGTGAAAGGCGACACCGCCTACGATGAGGAAAAACTGTCACCTTCGGTTGGTGTGTTGTTCAAGGCCACCGATCAGCTGTCGCTTTATGCCAACTACATGGAGGGGCTCAGTCAGGGCAAGATTTCTCCGACCAACTCGCTTAGACCTGACGAAATATTTCCGCCTTTCATCAGTCGTCAGATGGAAGCTGGAGCGAAGTACGACATGGGCAAGTTTGCCGTTACCGCCGCAGTGTTTCGTATCAAGCAACCCGCCTATGAAACAAATTCGACAACGCGGGAGTTTGGCCCCAACGGCAAACGCATCAACGACGGTATCGAGTTGAACGTGTTCGGCGAGCCTATCGACGGCTTCCGTCTACTCGGCGGTGTGATGTACATCGACAGCAACCTGGAAGATACCAACAACGGCGGCGCCACCGACGGCAACCGCGCTCCGGCGACGCCCGAGTACAACGCCAACCTCGGCGCTGAGTGGGACGTGCCAATGGTTAACGGCCTGACCCTGACCGCGCGCAGCATGTACAGCAGCTCCCAGTACCTGGATCAGGCGAATACCAAGGAGATCGACTCCTGGACGCGCTACGACGTGGGCGCGCGCTATGCCTTCAAGGTCGACGAGACCGATGTCACCTTGCGCGGCACCGTCGAAAACGTGGCCAATTCCCGGGACTGGATCTCCGCTGGCGCCTCGGACGACAGCGAGCCTGGCCTTACGCTCGCGACCCCGCGCACCTTCATTCTGTCGGCGACCCTCGGGTTCTGA